A genomic region of Macaca mulatta isolate MMU2019108-1 chromosome 5, T2T-MMU8v2.0, whole genome shotgun sequence contains the following coding sequences:
- the LOC702067 gene encoding uncharacterized protein LOC702067 encodes MSSREVTPPGKDVARSLRGSKGSDPRSTVLGSPSAPRRRNLGISESGGLSLPLQGFGEESEHSTVGGSYARQPDLAFSREYPHPTPPQRRGCAFLPDSGSIWISGNFPGPGLRAFQPQPCIKGVHHAQRATEPRPQAAPCQLSLFSHSRPKRLLSPMASPALSTAPSNLRLLRVALLLLFLVAASRRAAGAPLVTELRCQCLQTLHGIHPKNIQSVNVKAPGPHCAQTEVIATLKNGQKACLNPASPMVKKIIGKMLNNGKSN; translated from the exons ATGTCTTCCAGAGAAGTAACTCCCCCCGGTAAGGATGTAGCGCGGTCCCTACGTGGTTCTAAGGGATCAGACCCGCGAAGCACTGTACTGGGTTCACCAAGCGCCCCTCGCAGGCGCAATCTCGGTATCTCGGAGAGCGGTGGGCTCTCGCTCCCCCTCCAGGGATTTGGAGAAGAAAGCGAACATTCCACAGTTGGCGGGAGTTACGCAAGACAGCCAGACTTGGCCTTCAGTCGTGAgtacccccaccccactccaccccaaAGGCGGGGCTGCGCCTTCCTTCCGGACTCGGGATCGATCTGGATCTCCGGGAATTTCCCTGGCCCGGGGCTCCGGGCTTTCCAGCCCCAGCCATGCATAAAAGGAGTTCACCATGCTCAGAGAGCCACAGAACCCAGGCCACAAGCAGCTCCCTGCCAACTCTCCCTCTTCTCGCACAGCCGCCCGAAACGCCTGCTGAGCCCCATGGCCTCCCCCGCTCTCTCCACCGCCCCTAGCAATCTCCGGCTCCTGCGGGTGGCGCTGCTGCTTCTGTTCCTGGTGGCCGCCAGCCGGCGCGCAGCAG GAGCGCCCCTGGTCACTGAACTGCGCTGCCAGTGCTTGCAGACCCTGCACGGAATTCACCCCAAGAACATCCAAAGTGTGAATGTGAAGGCCCCAGGACCCCACTGCGCCCAAACCGAAGTCAT AGCCACACTCAAGAATGGGCAGAAAGCTTGTCTCAATCCCGCATCCCCCATGGTTAAGAAAATCATCGGAAAGATGCTGAACAA TGGCAAATCCAACTGa
- the LOC701946 gene encoding C-X-C motif chemokine 5, producing MSLLSSRAARVPGPLGSLCSLLALLLLLTPPGPLSPAGPVAAALRELRCSCLQTTQGVQPQMISNLQVFAIGPQCSEVEVVASLKNGTEVCLDPQAPFLKKVIQKILDGENKDN from the exons ATGAGCCTCCTGTCCAGCCGCGCGGCCCGTGTCCCGGGTCCTTTGGGCTCTTTGTGCTCCCTGCTcgcgctgctgctgctgctgacgcCGCCAGGGCCCCTCAGCCCAG cTGGTCCTGTCGCTGCTGCGTTGAGAGAGCTGCGTTGCAGTTGTTTACAGACCACGCAGGGAGTTCAACCCCAAATGATCAGTAATCTGCAGGTGTTCGCCATAGGCCCGCAGTGCTCCGAGGTGGAAGTGGT agCCTCCCTGAAGAACGGGACGGAAGTTTGTCTCGATCCACAAGCCCCTTTTCTAAAGAAAGTTATCCAGAAAATTTTGGACGG TGAAAACAAGGACAACTGA